The Phaeodactylum tricornutum CCAP 1055/1 chromosome 8, whole genome shotgun sequence genome has a window encoding:
- a CDS encoding beta-xylosidase (Hydrolyzes terminal, non-reducing beta-D-xylose residues.; glycosyl hydrolase family 3) — MPSCFRILTICTSYFFLLLALWASYSIFEGSVRLQGPIGLDRNVSPVNNYIWKDKVPNFWGCQNDVAKALPYCDMSLSIDERLEDLLSHLTLDEKVDMIGADPTQDVCMTHTMNVSRIGLPDYYWLVETNTAVGSACIAENKCATEFSGPLSIAASFNRSSWFLKGSVFGTEQRALMNVHGERFHTHSGRHIGLTAFGPNINQQRDPRFGRSSELPGEDPFLSGQYAAHMVQGMQERDANGYPKVLAYLKHFTAYSREEGRGNDDYNISMYDLFDTYLPQYEMGMVQGGATGVMCSYNAVNGIPACANDYLLNKILRQRWNRSDAHVTTDCGAVNNLRGKPIQAADEAQAAAMALMNGADIEMGSTLFVHNLTTAITLGYATEEAVNQAIRRSYRPHFIAGRFDDPTLSEWFSLGLDDIQSKKHQEIQLEAALQGLVLLKHEDSILPIAAGTKLAVLGPLGMTRSGLMSDYESDQSCFGGGHDCIPTLAESIGFINGKEFTVAAAGVDVDSRNTSDVERILQLAADRDLIVLCLGNTKTQEQEGFDRKDTALPGQQYALFEAVLTLRKPVVLVLVNGGQIALDGMTGYPSAIIEAFNPNGIGGTALAASLFGQENRWGKLPYTIYPYSVMQSFDMKDHSMSAPPGRTYRYFTGKATIRDIMLSSKDQRFLDSTGMYCLEHWK, encoded by the exons ATGCCTTCTTGCTTCAGGATATTGACTATATGCACGTCGTATTTCTTCTTACTGCTTGCGCTCTGGGCATCGTACTCCATTTTTGAAGGCTCTGTTCGGCTTCAAGGTCCAATCGGGCTCGACCGCAACGTCAGCCCCGTCAACAACTATATTTGGAAAGACAAAGTCCCGAATTTTTGGGGATGCCAGAATGACGTAGCCAAAGCACTGCCTTATTGCGACATGTCGCTCTCAATTGACGAGAGACTGGAGGATTTGCTCTCACACTTGACCCTGGATGAGAAAGTTGACATGATCGGCGCCGACCCTACGCAAGACGTTTGTATGACTCATACTATGAATGTGTCTCGCATAGGCTTACCAGACTACTACTGGCTCGTGGAAACAAATACGGCCGTTGGATCGGCATGTATTGCCGAAAACAAATGTGCGACTGAGTTTTCGGGCCCGTTATCGATCGCCGCTTCTTTCAATCGATCATCCTGGTTTCTCAAAGGTAGCGTTTTTGGCACCGAGCAAAGGGCGCTGATGAATGTCCATGGCGAACGATTTCATACCCATAGCGGCCGACATATTGGTCTGACAGCGTTCGGCCCAAATATCAATCAACAACGCGATCCGAGGTTCGGGCGCTCATCGGAGTTGCCGGGGGAAGACCCGTTTCTGTCGGGGCAGTACGCCGCGCACATGGTACAGGGTATGCAAGAGCGAGATGCCAACGGATATCCTAAAGTTTTGGCGTATCTGAAGCATTTTACGGCGTACAGCCGAGAGGAAGGGCGCGGGAACGACGACTACAATATTTCGATGTACGATCTGTTTGATACATATTTGCCCCAGTACGAAATGGGCATGGTCCAAGGCGGAGCCACCGGAGTTATGTGCTCGTACAATGCTGTCAATGGTATTCCCGCGTGTGCCAATGACTATTTACTCAATAAAATTTTGCGGCAACGCTGGAATCGTTCCGATGCGCACGTGACGACCGACTGTGGGGCGGTGAACAATCTGCGTGGCAAACCAATCCAGGCGGCCGATGAAGCGCAAGCTGCCGCAATGGCACTCATGAATGGCGCGGATATTGAGATGGGATCAACCTTATTTGTACACAATCTCACTACTGCTATAACACTGGGATATGCGACCGAAGAAGCAGTCAATCAAGCTATTCGTCGTTCATATCGTCCTCATTTTATTGCGGGTCGCTTCGATGATCCTACCTTGAGCGAATGGTTCAGTCTAGGGCTAGACGACATTCAGTCAAAAAAGCACCAGGAGATCCAATTGGAAGCAGCACTTCAAGGACTAGTTTTGCTGAAACATGAGGACAGCATTTTGCCTATTGCTGCGGGCACTAAATTGGCGGTTCTAGGTCCATTAGGAATGACGCGGTCCGGCCTGATGAGCGACTACGAAAGCGACCAAAGCTGTTTTGGTGGCGGGCATGATTGCATACCAACGTTGGCCGAGTCAATCGGATTCATAAATGGAAAGGAGTTCACCGTTGCAGCTGCTGGTGTCGATGTGGACTCTCGCAATACATCGGATGTTGAGAGAATCTTGCAGCTTGCCGCTGACAGGGATCTTATAGTGCTTTGTCTCGGGAACACAAAAACTCAGGAGCAAGAAGGATTTGATCGCAAGGACACAGCTTTGCCGGGTCAACAATACGCCTTGTTTGAGGCCGTACTTACTCTTCGCAAACCTGTAGTTCTTGTTTTGGTAAATGGTGGCCAGATCGCGCTTGACGGAATGACCGGATACCCTTCGGCTATCATTGAAGCCTTCAATCCCAACGGTATTGGCGGGACTGCCTTAGCTGCGTCTCTATTTGGTCAAGAGAATCGCTGGGGGAAACTTCCGTACACAATATATCCGTACAGTGTGATGCAGTCGTTCGACATGAAAGACCATAGCATGTCAGCCCCGCCGGGCAGGACGTATCGATATTTCACGGGAAAAGCAAC CATTCGAGACATCATGCTTTCATCAAAGGATCAGCGATTCCTCGATTCTACTGGAATGTACTGTCTGGAACACTGGAAATAG
- a CDS encoding predicted protein: MPRKKTLVIVYGGELAKDVAEQILAHQPADLQQELTVTLRCASERPKTLVEFGSDTAVCFVLQTIENEAATEEVSDGFKMCRDAVLLLTFFSYYLFRARKTHANDLLADKFSFAVLGLGDSNLLFDRQTTSAKDCNQVAQELDARLVMLGGSRQCPLGMADERSGLKEVEPWIQGLWESLR, translated from the exons ATGCCCAGAAAGAAGACATTGGTGATTGTGTATGGCGGCGAGCTGGCGAAGGATGTGGCGGAACAGATTCTAGCGCACCAACCAGCCGACCTGCAACAGGAACTGACTGTTACCCTACGCTGCGCATCGGAGCGTCCGAAAACTCTTGTGGAATTTGGCTCCGATACAGCGGTTTGCTTTGTACTGCAAACAATCGAAAACGAGGCTGCCACTGAAGAAGTAAGCGACGGTTTCAAAATGTGTCGGGATGCCGTGCTGCTGCTGACCTTTTTTTCCTATTATCTATTCAGGGCG AGAAAGACACACGCCAACGATCTCTTGGCGGACAAGTTTTCTTTTGCCGTTCTGGGTCTCGGCGATTCGAACCTTTTGTTTGATCGGCAAACGACGTCGGCCAAAGATTGCAATCAAGTGGCGCAAGAACTTGATGCACGGCTGGTGATGCTTGGAGGATCGCGACAATGTCCACTAGGAATGGCAGACGAACGCTCGGGTCTAAAGGAGGTGGAACCTTGGATACAAGGATTGTGGGAAAGTCTGCGATGA
- a CDS encoding predicted protein, translating to MAEHVQDDVIGASMDEEVDLRASVQYAVLKICQEEDAGSDSYTTPRAVAALAELTYLYATQSLGPDLDAFSSHAGRRTINESDVKLVIRKHPEHLAKLEAYCAEQAVAAAAAVDDNNKIRKKKVPTVNLQSRKRLQGQNVDDQVNHNEDSSEDEDLVQLDSAMEAANRRVAKSAATSYTAEKLMGNSDDEDVTLKPPGSSRKALGKSRPAWYESSSDDEELALAGKEKKKSKPKASPCASRFRLPSSSTPRKADKDLQDDSDSDTEMMGDAPTRSRHTKPVSRVDEIMTNLSDDSLDDTKENCLR from the coding sequence ATGGCTGAGCACGTACAAGACGACGTCATCGGAGCCTCAATGGACGAAGAGGTGGACCTGAGAGCGTCTGTCCAGTATGCCGTCCTGAAGATTTGTCAGGAGGAAGACGCCGGTAGTGACAGCTACACCACGCCCCGGGCGGTTGCCGCCTTGGCCGAGTTGACCTATCTGTACGCGACACAAAGTTTGGGGCCCGATCTAGACGCATTTTCTTCCCACGCCGGCCGCCGGACCATCAATGAATCGGACGTGAAGCTGGTGATTCGCAAACATCCAGAACACCTTGCCAAATTGGAGGCGTATTGCGCCGAGCAAGCGGTGGCGGCCGCTGCCGCTGTGGACGATAACAATAAGATTCGCAAAAAGAAAGTTCCCACTGTCAATCTACAGTCACGGAAGCGTTTGCAAGGTCAGAATGTGGACGATCAAGTGAACCATAATGAGGATTcgtcggaagacgaagacttgGTACAATTGGACAGTGCCATGGAAGCCGCTAACCGACGTGTGGCCAAGTCAGCAGCAACCTCCTACACTGCAGAAAAGCTAATGGGTAactcggacgacgaagatgttACATTGAAGCCCCCCGGGTCTTCGCGGAAAGCCCTTGGCAAAAGTCGTCCCGCTTGGTACGAAAGTAGCAGCGATGACGAGGAGCTAGCTTTGGCTGggaaggaaaagaagaagtcCAAGCCAAAAGCGTCGCCTTGTGCGTCCCGGTTTCGTTTGCCTTCATCATCGACGCCGCGCAAAGCAGACAAGGACTTGCAAgatgacagtgacagtgatacCGAAATGATGGGCGATGCCCCAACTCGATCAAGACACACCAAGCCTGTATCCCGCGTCGATGAGATCATGACGAATCTTTCCGACGATTCACTGGACGACACCAAGGAGAATTGTTTGAGATGA
- a CDS encoding predicted protein, whose translation WAAYNDALDSKPLFTKAMTSLVGWGLGDVLAQVRFDSRAQSMDQFTGKLSFRTRFVTLSVFGFIYHGPSGHYFYNWLDGKIKGTRAQDVALKVGIDQILWCPIFMTVFFTYLGLCNGDSFNTIGNKIKNDLLSACQGSWKVWPIVHAVNFKFISSKHRLVFINAVQVAFNMFLSLIGTK comes from the exons TGGGCCGCCTACAATGATGCGCTGGATAGCAAACCGCTCTTTACCAAGGCCATGACTTCGCTCGTGGGATGGGGGCTCGGGGATGTTCTGGCTCAGGTACGTTTCGATTCCAGGGCTCAATCAATGGATCAATTCACCGGAAAGCTCTCGTTTCGTACG CGCTTCGTGACTCTTTCGGTCTTTGGTTTCATCTACCACGGACCCTCGGGACACTACTTCTACAACTGGCTCGACGGCAAGATCAAGGGAACCCGCGCTCAAGACGTGGCCCTCAAGGTTGGCATTGATCAGATCTTGTGGTGCCCCATCTTCATGACGGTATTCTTCACCTACCTGGGCCTCTGCAACGGCGACTCCTTCAACACCATTGGCAACAAGATCAAGAATGATCTGTTGTCCGCCTGCCAGGGATCCTGGAAGGTCTGGCCCATTGTGCACGCCGTCAATTTCAAGTTCATCTCCAGCAAGCACCGTCTCGTCTTTATTAACGCCGTCCAGGTTGCCTTCAACATGTTCCTGTCGCTGATTGGAACCAAGTAA